Proteins co-encoded in one Cataglyphis hispanica isolate Lineage 1 chromosome 4, ULB_Chis1_1.0, whole genome shotgun sequence genomic window:
- the LOC126848624 gene encoding E3 ubiquitin-protein ligase MARCHF2-like, which translates to MGEFGLNDLCERLKEEIPLLKEKMSITALCWRCNEGKNKGKLVSPCKCIKQFIHVDCLEISANTQNILHCLFCHTQYPLDIRRKSLLECYRDNTLLQMFREVCSPLFKLLAFIFYSFFLIGILIYIVTLFDYILIKDNLVIVIIIMLMILTCFYTFLFFVYTIEPFLSNWFDKIRNIYRKYTQEVKLKTQYSYVGII; encoded by the exons atgggAGAATTTGGATTAAATGATCTGTGTGAACGTTTGAAAGAAGAGATTCCTcttttgaaagagaaaatgtcAATTACGGCTTTATGTTGGCGTTGTAACGAAG GTAAGAATAAGGGAAAGCTCGTATCTCCATGTAAGTGTATAAAACAATTCATACACGTTGATTGTCTAGAGATATCGGCAAATACTCAAAACATACTTCACTGCCTATTTTGTCATACTCAATATCCATTAGATATAAGACGCAAATCATTATTAGAG tgTTACAGAGACAATACATTGCTTCAGATGTTTCGAGAAGTTTGTTCTCCTCTTTTCAAATTACTAGCTTTTATATTCtactccttttttttaattggcatattgatttatatagtcacattatttgattatattttaataaaggacAATCTCGTTATCGTTATTATCATAATGCTTATGATTCTTACATGCTTCTacacttttcttttcttcgtttATACGATTGAGCCCTTTCTATCTAACTGGTTTGACAA AATACGTAACATTTATCGTAAATATACTCAAGAAGTTAAACTGAAGACACAATATTCATATGTTGGAATAATTTaa